agaagtgataaaaatttatattatataataagtttgtatttattttaattttgttttatttatacatttattttaaatggttaaatttaattaaaataaaatgtaaatagtTTAAATCAGAAAGAACATAAAATAaggatgttttattttataaatatttacagTTAAAGAATTGGTCATAAATgtcttttttgaatttatagctataaattttatagcttgataaattcaaatttacatagaatcaatgtctaaatatggtattatttttaaaatcactatGTTCTATAGtgattttaagattaaaatttgatGCAAACACCATTATTTAGATTGAaatctatattaaaatttttactgACCATATGTTAtttaagaaatatttacaaaaaataacatttatataataactatcatgaaatatgtttgaagaaatgagattgttgttaaaaaaacaaaatattaaagtatcaatggacaaataaaatgcaaatattttgaaaggaaaaaaaatttaaggcatttataattttaattgtataattaatatctaagaataatttgagatttatatatagtattgtgacaaaacaatattttataactgtTGGTATTTAATTCTATTACATAGaggaacaaaatattcatccttaaaCAAAAATCCATCCagaacattaaaatttatatgcaaagattttatatttaaatattaaagtttaaagaacatatttataaaatttaaaatttttaagaactggaaagaagaaaaataaaaaatagaagtttatttttatttttatttttttatgttaataaatgttttaaagatatcaattattaataaagttatGGATGGATTGATGTTCAAGGAcaaataaatgtttaaaaaaatacaaacagttaataagtgaaataattttaaaagaaatttataaatttacttttgttaggaaataaatttcacatcAAAGAGATGATGTGTAAATTTATGAACTAACAACATATAAAAGACAATTGTAAATATatacaaagattttaaataaaagaacaatacattaatatgtagtaaatttgttatttttgaaaaattttcatagcatttgtttattaaaaaattaacacacaaatatgataaatagatttttgcatcattttagcaaaagctaaaataaaaaatatttaagactaAATAtgtactattaaatatatatttataaaaaaaataaatgtttaatataatatttagaaattttatgtcaaaagattataatgttatttaaattttgaattttttgttaataaaaaaggccatattttttacaacaaataatgcattagattttttttttattataaagaaatatgtaccaataaatatataattgaacAAAAGATAAatgtttaatattaataagaCAAATGAATACTTACAAATTTCTTACCAAATGATTATAATGTTATCTGAATTTTGATCTTCCTGTTGACAAGATAGTCCCTATTTTTGACAACAAATAATACATTAGAATtcatttaataagaaaatattttttttaaatctaaagtaacgtaaatttcatttatagaaATGAAACCACCAAAATAAATGTGATAAATTTTATCTGAAATATAATCTAACTTTTTAagcaaataaattaacaatttattgttacagtcaaaataataaatttttgcaaataaattttttatagttttataaagatatagttttaagcataaattgaataaagcaaagaatttgtagtatataaagaaaaataatacttaCAGTTTCTTTAGCTAGCACGATATTTGTTAACTGCAGATCTTTTACTTGAGAATGTaatacctattaaaaaaaaatgtatgttattttcaaaaccaaatatttatttttaaaatttttaagcagatgaaaaatttttaatttgttgcaaTTAATTTTGACGAGGGATACAATTGataacattcaaatgtttttttaaaaatttcttttgaatttttgaattaacgaattatataaaagaagttataaaaatttatattatatattaagtttgtatttaatttaaatttttttaattcatacatttatttaaatggttaaatttaaaaaaaataaaatttaaatagtttaaattagaaataataaaaaattataatgttttattttgcaaATATTTACAGTCAAAGAATTGgtcataaaatgtttttttgaatttataggtataaattttatagtttgataaaatcaaatttacaTACAAAtcattgtctaaatatggtattatttttaaaatcactatGTTCTATAGTGATTTTGAGATTAAAACTTGACGGAAACACCATTATTTAGattaaaatctatattaaaatttttattgaccATATGttaatcaataaatatttgcaaaaaataacatttatataataagTCTCACGAAATATGTTTAAAGAAATGAAACTATTGTTAAAGAAACAAATTATTGAAGTATGAATGGATATATAAAATGCAAATATtgtaaaagaacaagaaaaattaagacATTTATAATTGTGTAATTAATATGTGAGAATAAATTGagatttgtatataatatatacaatgattttacataaaagaaaCATATAGTAATATGtagtcaattttttattttttaaaaagtttcatagcatttgtttattaaaaaataaaagtcaaaatatgataaacagatttttgcaatatttcagcaaaaggtaaaataaaaaatatttaagattaaatatgtattattatttcaaaatttgtttattatttcaaaatttcttttcaaaagagtataatgtgatttgaattttgatttcTTTATTAACAAGAAAGGCCCTAATTTTGACAACAAATAAgacataagttttttttttttttttaattttgaagaaatatgTACAATTAAATATCtaatagaacaaaaaataaatgtttaatatttacaaaacaaATGAACACTTACAAATTTCTTACCAAATGATTATAATGTCATCTGAATTTTGATACTCCTGTTGACAAGATAGGCCCTATTTTTgacaacaaataatatattagaatttttttaataagaatatatttctttaaagatgtaaaataatgtaaaattcATTTATACAAATGAAATCAGCAAAGCAAAATAGTTTAATAACTTTAGATACATCAATTAGAAACATTGAatcaatttgattttttgaaatatttttcattttattttattttatttatttctatttattatttctatttattcatatttcttatttctatatatttatatatatggatatatattataaaaatagccactatttttaacaacaaaaaatacaacaaataaaaaaaaaaaaaaaagaagatgttATTAGTTAAAAGaagcatattaatttttaaaaaattaaagcatataattttttttaaatgttatatttttagatataaaaaaatttagtcgttatttttattgttatgtttttatatattttttcttcattgaaattattttttcacaGAATATAACATATGTCTAAAAATTTGAACAATTTATTCTTAACTTGAATCAACTttgttttagtttaatttttttacagcaatataatatttttttctaaataatttttttggttgttgaagtgtttttttaataaatatttatattttaatttgatttgttccctttttttttttttttgtgtacaaaaataaaatgataagttgtcatttattggtatgaattttttatatatttttcttaagttacatgtaaaatttttactctattttatattactcaATATGATTGATCATTTTTAAGCTAATCAttgttaatacttatataaattGACAATATTGACTATTTTTATGGATTATtgacatatataaaaatgaaatgttatgttctcatttattattcaattttataagtatattaaattatatttgtatttttagctACATCTACAattgttttttcctttatattactcaatattattgttttattatgtgTAAGACTTTTAGATTGAGTTTATTCATGTTTCAAAGATTTtttgaatattgaaataaatGGCTACTCTAATAATTGATTATATCtgtgttgaaaaaaataaaaagtaaaacataAAGAAGACAAAAATACTACAACAATTGAAAATGGAAAGCATGAACAGATTTAGTCACCCATCCTACGAgtagatttacttttataaatttagttcatatttagttttataaatattcttttaaaaagttaaaaaaataaaggaaaataattttacttaacagtaaaatctacaaaatgaagaaaataaatatgaaatcaatCTTATATTAATGTATAGGTGGTGCAAATGATGAGGAAAAAAAACCAgaatctggaaaaaaaaaaaaaaaaaaaaaaaagacaaatttgagagaataacataaaagtaatattaaaaaagtattaaaattaaatttcccataaaattatctttaatttagaaaaatatgacattttctaattttttttttaaatttaacttattttttttaaacctctaagattcaattgcttattctttatttattttactctattattgttttattattaattttttacctctatttataaatttaagaactcaatattttatcttattttttaaattgttactttagtgaatattttaaacaaaaaattagatatcataaattttttatatttccataattatttaaaatatttttaaaattataataaatatgagtataataAAAACTGTAGATAATtcgaagtaaataaatataataaaaaggtTAAATGATTAGAAggaaatattaatatgaaaataatatttaaaattaatcttatactAATCTATAAATGgtgtaaatgaaaaaaaataaaaaccaaaatctAATAGAAAGCAAAATAgacaaatttgagaaaatactgaaaaagtaattttataaggGCATTAACATTAAAATTCCCATAAACTTgtttataatttagttaaaaatgagattttctaaatttgtttttcaaattttacttaGTTTTTAAAAACCTATAACATTTGATTTGCTATTGTTtatctaatatattaaaataatatttttctattcttttttttttattatcttagtttgtttatctaatctattaaaataataattttctatttttttattattatcttagttgtatttagaattttaacaactcaatatatttttgtatgttttgaaatgttactttattgaatattttaaacaaaaaattcaaccaTTTTTATTGTGTATGataatacttttataattaaattttttatatttccataattatttttaaaattattatttaaaaagataataaatataattatgataaaaagtgtagataattggaagtaaataaatataataaaaagtttacatgattagaaaaaaatattaataaaaaaataatattcaaaattaattttatactaatatataaactgtgtaagtaatggagaaaaaaacaaaaatctaagaaaaaccaaaatagacaagtttgaaaaaataataaaaaactgatGTTATAAACCCATTCACATTAACTTTCccatgaaattatttataatttagttaaaaatgataatttaaaaaaattttctctaaattttactcaatttttataaacttccaatattatataatataactataaatatataaatatataaatatttatatatataatataattgaaacgtctgtatataaataaatgtaCATATATCTAgatatataagtaaataaatctaAATCCTAATCCGgtaataaacaaaacacaacaggGGCAGAAAAGTAATTTTTACTCTAACCCTAGACAACCCTATATAAGCATCTTTAACACAAATTCTCTCATTTTTCCCCATTTTCGTTTGAGCTgccgtcctctctctctctctctctctctctctctctctctctctctctctctctctctctctctctctctctctctctctctctctctctaaagctTTCATCTTCTCTTTTGATCTctatttgtattttcttctccttttaatCTTTTGCACTTTCGTCCTCATTACTCATATCTTgcgtttatttgatttattttttgttcatttttgtttgtttagatTTAGATTGTTCTTTAcagtataataattttttttttttaagctttcaGATGTGAACCAtttatttcacatattttttgttgcttttttaTACATCTAGATCAAGATTATTCtttacgatttttaattttttttgtttttactttcagatctgaacaaatatatttttgtttgattttctttgtcgttttttgtttttgtttttgtctctTCTCTTATCTTGTTCTTGTTAtgtcttattttgttgtttgatgtttggattTTTCAGATCTATACAACAACTTATCCCTCACGGCCTCTCTCTGTATATTTCGGCATCTCGTGTCTATTAAGGCACTGTGtttgggtcttttttttttccgatgGATATTTTCGGATTTTTTGGTTGGATTTGTTCTTTGTTGCTTCTTTCTTGCATCGTGGCTAAGATCCGCTGCCTATGGCCGCGCGTAGCAGCCCACGACCACGGCGGAAGGTGAGATCTTTCTCACTTGTGTATTATTTCACTATTGTGTGTATTAAGGCACTCTGtttaggttttttattttttttatttttaaattttttatctgaTCGATATTTTTGGTTTGTTGGTTGGATCTGTTGTTTGTTGGACAAACTTTTTGTTTTCCTGATGGATATTTCTGGGTTTCTCGGTTGGATCTATTGTTTGTTGCATCTCCCTCGCATCACAGTTCACATCCGCTGCAAATGGCCACCCGTGGCAGCCCACGACCATGCCGGAAGgtgaaatatttttcatttgtgcATTATTTTGGggtattgatatatattatcagtataaatatttttcacatctaAGAGGGAATTTTTTAAATccgagagttttttttttttttcaaaaattttggaaccgagttttaattttttactcttAACTgcggttttttatttttgtgttctCAGCACATACGAAGAAATCAGAAGATGAAATTTCAGAAGATCGAATTTGTTTGatgggtttaattttttttgttggctCTACTCTATGTAAAAACAAATGTAAATATGCAAATATAGTttgtatctttcaatttttttttgctgTAATACATATGCATATCATGTAATTACATAATGTAACAAATTCATTCACACAATACAGTTAATTTTCAGAATActaagaaaaacaataaaaacgtaCCTACAATTCCTGAACGAGAGAGCAGAACGCACGAGAGAACTCAACAgatgaaatgaatgaaatgaaacaaATGCTGATATTTAAACTACAGTTCGATTCACTTTCTCGGATCAACAGATAAACATTAAGggtaaaaagacaaaaacatcAAGCCGGCAAAAACAAAATGACACTAAGGAGAAAGAagtaaacaataaaattaagggcAAAATCAGaaatacaataataaaaacCAAACTGTCTGTGGGAAGGCAGAAAGACCAAAAAAAATGTCGgtgaaataaaagtaaaatgcaAACTACTGTAATTGCCAAATAAAACTAAGggtaaaatgagaaataaaatatttactgttCTTAACACTGTAGCTTTCGGATTGCCgcttatattatcactatagataAGTTGAATCATTCACTATTTTCTGAAACTTATATTGCAACAGTCTCTATAAACGGTACATGctcttatatattaaatatttaatgtgattagaaaatgaataaatgtgtaaataattaatttataaaaaaaataaaataaaaaaataattagtattttattataatttaaagttgAAATGTTTCATGTATAGTATAGAAACtgtagaaatgaaaaaaatttattttatgaattttaagttgtgaaatttattttgacgtgttttcttggtattaattattgttttgcatttaaattgatctttaatttaaattagtttaatgttagactttaattattttattttattaatattgagttgtagtgtttttatttggctctttttttttattgtgcaattttcttttattgaactCTTCTATTTTCGGACTGGGCCTGTTTGAGTGTATTGCTTTCAACCCAGCCCAACCTGTAAGCTTTCAACCCAGCCCAACCCGTGAGCCTTCAACCTAGCCTACTAAATTCCTCCCAAACGGCGTCATTTGGTCCAGCCCTTAGGGCTTCTtcatctcttcttttcttctccttctttctccTACGCGCCATTGTTCCTCCACCTCATTTCCATTGTTTTCATCTCCTTCATCAATCCATGCACTGctgcttctcttcttctcctttttcattttattttgtttctttcctctgtttttcaTTGGGTTGCCGTCTACTGCGTTCCTCCTTCCCctccattttattttcaattcctCCCCTCTGCAAGTCAGCTACAGTTGCTGGGAGTTCAAACTCAGTTCTTCACTGCATCAAGGACTTCATGCCATGCACAACAACCTCCACCCAACAGTGAAGCCATGATGGAACCACCGTGAGTCTCCATCCCACAGCCACCTCAACGCACGGCCTCGCCGTGGATTGTGTTGCATTGCTCCTCGCGCGACACAACGGCGTTGTTTTCATCCTTCTCAGTTGCGGGATCTCTGGTGGTGGGAGAGACCGTATAAGAGCGAAGTTTAGATTCTTGAAGAAAGGGTGTTTTTTCACATCGGCGGCTCCGCACTTCAATCCTAGGCGTTGAACCAGGTCTTTGTTCAGCAACCTAGATATGAGGTCCCGCGCGTGGAGCTCAAGCGTGCCGGAGGGCGTGGAGGTCGGGAAGCTGAGGGGCTCTTTTATGATGCTGCGCAGGGTGGCCTCGTTCGATGGAGTTGCAAAAGGCGTGCGGCTGTATATCATCTCGTAGATGAAGATCCTGAATGCCCACCAATCAACAGCGTTCCCATGCGATCCACTGAACGCGACCTCTGGTGCCACGTATTCGTGAGTTCCAACGAATGAGCACGACTGGACGTTTACCGGCTCAACCACAAAAAGCCAGTTGGAGGTTAGGGTTTCCACCTTGCGTGACCGAAACAGCCTGTTGGGGAAGCAGGAGAAGGTGGTGTGCACGGCGCGGTTGTATGACGGTGTTCGTGGGGTCAATGGAGCCGGGGAGGAAGATGGGGATTCGATGGCTGCGATCGCATCGGAGCAGAGAGAAAGGTCAAAGTCGAAGAGCATGATGTGACCATCGGATCTGACTAAAATGTTCTCAGGCTTTAGGTCCCGATAGATTATTCCGAGCATGTGGAGGTATTCCAATGCCACGAGAACCTCGGCTGCATAAAACCTAGAAAATAGCAAGTGTAACTTAACGAGTTAGACAGAGGTGAATCAGTCGAATTGACCACAATTTCACATTTGCAGGCATTTTGAAACCAATGAATTTCTTGGAAACCAAACGATGTTCTTATCCGAGaaaatttaatatcattttGATTTCGTGTCCGAGAAGATGATGGTTGTGAACATGATGCAATCGCGTGCACCACCCTCATCATTGTGTTTTTTACTGAATGTAAATGGAGTTGTGTAAATCTTCTATGTTTTGTATGGAATGTAAACGAAGCAATGTAAATCTTCTATGTTTTGTACGGAATGTAAACGGAGCAGTGTAAATCTTCTATGTACACAGAAACAAAAACGGAATTAGAATTTACCGTTCATTCCTGTAGCAATGTGATAGACACTTATCATtatagaaagatatatatatttatgagaagAAAATCATAAATTCGTAAAACGACGCATGCAATTTTTAGATTGTAGAATCTCTCAATCAAGCTAATTGGGtctaaatatttagaaaaataatatttgtaattttgaataatataagtgttttataaatttttttaaaaattaaaaaaaataaatatagaatttatataaaaaatttattttttaataaaaagtcacttttttttaagtgaaGATTATGAAATTTACACATTCTAAGACCGTATCTAACAAAACTCAACTACTAATGTCCTTCTCATTACATTAAGCttgtttacaaaaaaaaaaaaaaaaaccaaataattAGTTAGAAGAATAAAAGGATTTAATTGTCAATTGAATAGAACAAAAATAAGGACGAAATCAGAAACTTTGTTTTAGGGaggtaaaattataaaatctttaATCAAATTTACATTATATAACAAGATTaagatttaattaattatctaaattttggGGGCTTCTAACTTTCCTGGGTCTGTCCTTGTACAGAAAGTAGTCGTAGAACACATAAGGCTCATCCACAGCCTGTCTATGATCAGTTTGCAAATAGTGTGGAAAGTGAAAACACAGTATGCTTTGTATAATGAAGAGGTGAGATTTGACAGGGGCAGCTACTAATGGTGTATAAGGGACTGACACCCTGAAGGCGATGCTCGTTCTCTCTCTAGGATTTAAACCTCTCTCTTCTCTCGAAACACCCATATATTTCTCGGCTAgagggggtgggagcttcggctccctaccccctccctccatctccccgcctccctccccccctcctctagtttgtttttttgtgttttttttttttttttttgtattttttgttttttaggcCAGATAAGGGAGAATCGTAGATCTGGAAGAATCCGGTGACCACCGACCAACACGTGCCCCTCCATGGCATTGCCTAGCCATCGATCTTCAAGACCACCAAATACGGTGCCAAACGGAGCGGCAAATGGCCTGCATGCACGGGCTGAAAGTTCTCAAAGTTCCTGCGCGTGGCTCCCAAGCGCCACCGAGAAGCCCTTTGCTGACGCCACGAGCGGCGTTTCTGGGGCCTGTAAGTCGGGGACTCCCAAGATCGGCGATCGGTTCCCTCCCAGCGTGCCGCATGTTCTGCACGAGCTACAGCACCTAGTGGTTACACTGGTTTTCCGTGTATAGTGTTTCTATTGTAGTTTATTTTGTGtcgtcttttcttttcaaaaaataaaaattcaaaaaatagtaCCTTCGGACTTTAGTCCGAATGGAGTGGTCCCCCCCTCCGCTTGGCGGTGCTTATGGTGGGGTTGGTGTCCCATATCCCGCTTAGTCGGGTATGAGGATTTGGTAACTCTATCATGGATAGAGTTGTGCTGTTTCTTAAACTTAGGTCTTTAGAGGTTGGCCGTCTGGACTAGACCATGTCAATCATAGTAGTGTATTGAGAAGCTTGTAATGTTTGTAATGGACTTGTTGTTTAAAGTCAAAGTTGTATGTCCTCTTTAATGAATGGAATGGGAtctattattcaaaaaaaaaaaaaaaggactaacaccctttgttattttttttaaatttcttttttctcagcTCTTGACATCtatctattttgaaaaaagGATTGAAAATAAGGGATGAATGCAAAAGTTAGTGTGATGTGGGTTTTCAGaaagtttaaaaatagaaaaatgatatttgtagttgtgTAAGTGTTATgcagtgttttaaaaaaaagtaaattaatacgggacttacatgaaaaaaaaaaactaactttttaatcatggaccccactcttttttaaagtaattgtgCGGTATTTACACACTCcacgattgtatgtagcattactgtTAAAAGGAAATAATAGATGTAATGAAAAAGATGGGGTGTGGTACGTTGGGTGTTTAAGCatccttatatttttattttttagaattaatGCTTTTACTTTgttaacaaaacaaaatagaaaaaacatcTAGGTATCTGCCATCTCATAATGCCCATGTTTTTTAAGGGAACATCACAACCACCGTGTTTTAGGGCTACAAATGAGCAGAGCTTGTGAATAGTTTGAACtcgattgatattttttttttttctgaatttggttcatttaataaatgaaatgttCGTAAACACTAATATTGAGtataaatttgaatattaaactAGCAAAACTCGTATAAGCTCGGCTCTACTCGGTTTAGATTCGTGAACAAAGTCTGTATAAGCTCAACTTGACTCGTTTGAACCATCATTTCGAAGCTCGTAATATGtgttgtatatgtatatgttatatttattgcaTATTAGTTGTATTTTatgtacttaattatatattattaatatatatatagtttaccttatttaatatatttattatgtttccCAAGTGTGTTTAGGATAATTATGTATtatgtaatataacattaatgttatatatcaattTTCTAATTGTTACATAGATTATAGCCTATTGATATAGTAATAAATGAATGAGTGAATAGACATTCACTTGAAACAATTACCAAATTAACTATAATTGATTAACTATAATTTGTATATGTAATGTACatcataacataaaattatttgGTTGAATGGTTAAATAGTtagaattttttgtaaaattttaagttttttatattaatcaattagaatttaaaagggaaaagaaaaaccaaatttGAGCTGGAGCTACTTGAGTTGCTACTTGAGTTCAAGCTGAATCAAGTAACTCAAGCTCGAATTCGAACAACGTTAATGATTAACGAGTTGAGTTCAAACAAGCATATTGAATTGAGTTTAAACCAATAAACATGTTAATTGAGATCGAGTATTCTTATTTGAATTCGGCTCACTTTCATTTACAAGCCCAGCACCATTCAATTTGGCTACAAGGTTACAGTTCGACACATAGAAAAAGTCTTCTATGTCCAAATATTTGGTCATTTCAGCTTTGGCAGCAAGCACAAGTTGTTGGGCGgatctctttcttttcccctttttttaatcttttcgaTTGAACACTTGAGAAGCACACAACTTTCACTTAAAAATGACACTAAAAAAGATTGGGCTGAGATAGTAAAATCGATTGAAATTACATTTCTTGGTAGGAAAATCAACACTCCCAAAAAAGAtgctattaaaaaaagaaaatattgaacCAACACACTAAATATAATTAGCAAGTCTTCTTAAACAAGACTTTCTTGGTGCAACTTCATTCAAAAAGATGGCTCTAGCTGGAGACTACAGATTGGGGCTTGGGCCGCTGCTAATATTTTAGAAATCATGAGCATAGTCGGCCTAGATTCTGGAAGGTGATTTAAGCATTCAGTAGCAATCTCTGCAACCCTTATGAGCTCAGCCTCAACTTGGGGTGTTGGAAGTGGAAGGCGTTGGTCCAACACATCTTTCAGTTGAATACCCATCTCAATTGATGGATCAGATGACTCAACTGAGGAGATGAAATCACCCGGATACTTTCCCATTATCACTTCTAATGCCAACATGCCAAAGCTATATACATCACACTTTTCGGTTATCTTCATTGTATAAGCAAgttctgcaaagaaaaaaaataaaaataaaaaaagaacaaacttGAACTCTTTCGCACTACTTCAATGTTAATCTTAGAACAAAAGGATAACGAAATAAATTACCTGGTGCTATATAACCGAATGTGCCTGCAAGGGAAGTCCAATTAGATGAATCTAGCTCTAGAATTTTAGCAGTGCCAAAATCTGAAACATGGGCCTCGTACTGAGAATCCAACAAGATGTTACTTTTGATATCTCGATGAATTATTGGTGGTGAGCAATCATGATGCATGTAAGACAAGGCATACGCCACACCTTTGACAATATTCAACCTCTTACTCCACTCCAATTctttagcttcttcttcattcttcaAGATTCTCGTCAAACTACCCATTTCCAAATATTCATGAACCAAAAATGAATGTCGAGCATGCG
This genomic interval from Carya illinoinensis cultivar Pawnee chromosome 10, C.illinoinensisPawnee_v1, whole genome shotgun sequence contains the following:
- the LOC122279502 gene encoding protein kinase PINOID-like; its protein translation is MRHAGREPIADLGSPRLTGPRNAARGVSKGLLGGAWEPRAGTLRTFSPFYAAEVLVALEYLHMLGIIYRDLKPENILVRSDGHIMLFDFDLSLCSDAIAAIESPSSSPAPLTPRTPSYNRAVHTTFSCFPNRLFRSRKVETLTSNWLFVVEPVNVQSCSFVGTHEYVAPEVAFSGSHGNAVDWWAFRIFIYEMIYSRTPFATPSNEATLRSIIKEPLSFPTSTPSGTLELHARDLISRLLNKDLVQRLGLKCGAADVKKHPFFKNLNFALIRSLPPPEIPQLRRMKTTPLCRARSNATQSTARPCVEVAVGWRLTVVPSWLHCWVEVVVHGMKSLMQ
- the LOC122279909 gene encoding MDIS1-interacting receptor like kinase 2-like → MQSLEVLNLSHNHLSGVIPTTFEEMRGLSYVDVSYNELRGLIPNSKAFLDAPLEALQGNKGLCSNVKGLPPCKHLSKKGHKAVFIIISPVLGSLLGLFVFFLVLLILQRRKKDRYPQLEQSDKHEGGSLFVSSTFDGRKMYEEIMRATEAFNDIYCIGEGSSGRTYKAKLSSRDMVAVKKLHQLLDDEKRSQNAFLNEIKALTEVRHRNIIKLHGFCSHARHSFLVHEYLEMGSLTRILKNEEEAKELEWSKRLNIVKGVAYALSYMHHDCSPPIIHRDIKSNILLDSQYEAHVSDFGTAKILELDSSNWTSLAGTFGYIAPELAYTMKITEKCDVYSFGMLALEVIMGKYPGDFISSVESSDPSIEMGIQLKDVLDQRLPLPTPQVEAELIRVAEIATECLNHLPESRPTMLMISKILAAAQAPICSLQLEPSF